A window of the Mus pahari chromosome 1, PAHARI_EIJ_v1.1, whole genome shotgun sequence genome harbors these coding sequences:
- the Znf518a gene encoding zinc finger protein 518A translates to MPFEQTQLFCDEKPTILKKLDTRNEIPDSIGSIPTTIISESSFHYVLKDVNICLPKINIPNEILMKHEVEKYRLLFQSKPQTARKSISVKTVSCAEECVLLCKSERAEDETVNMSAKILNFSCSKCQDSTQYSPNDLQKHFEMWHHGELPSFPCEMCSFSASDFQIFKQHRKTHRNTFVKCDICNSERSYTLLDLTKHFTSKHCVNGNFQCEECRFFTQDVGTFVQHIHRHKEVHYKCGKCHHLCFTKGELQKHLRVHSGTLPFTCHYCSYGAIHKDQLIRHVITLHKEHLYAKEKLERDQYDKRVAKTTTGLKLILKRYKIGPTKTFWKRKTITSGNDESIGKNAQAFNIVSKTQTKSEDQSQEQVNEENGEKQHCENGDKPVESESEKATVLSTRQYNKAAEGASTTSSVLSAVQGPTVLLVRNNKITIPANYSAKFMGFKMVDGRQHIVIKLLPANKQILSSPVLQSNTEKDSTANLSPQAVDNTGFATGLTTKVNDTDFVKAAPPACSSPVLARKVISEKEAAFISEKNNTLQMVDDSKSLSSLPTASTTSVRLTTKVEASDNVDLWENHSTQSHPDALDTSINSPDKVNFTTKPNAYSSGDMHNYCINYANSELPAESSNSFEFSNQGSLPFHNYSKVNNKRRRFSRATLCENLQKESPNKTVTQQSASDSDTASPLLRKESSNSDNLLASISPLNGTLKIKTEIEEPCNLEETRNFNEQSLFTNENQNLLSVTEEPKWNDIPSAGSPMMPRITSVFSLQSEQASEFLPPEVNQLLQDTLKPKSDKKENNIPSKNLPFDCDQTLKKSEEVVIKSSKDFQIQDSIPVPSASVGVNGPANDLNSKCNGQEKQELSVLQDVRDSEATTKIPNIITLLKTQSDAIITQQLVKDKLRTTTQNSGPVYVQNPFLTSEQKNPVFVQTPKGFIIPLHVANKPGLHVFSGRPVPLVNTQSVPATLLVNKKPGMVLAVNNGKPEGVPMVKTENVHSYGTVTKEPCRTPFLKAEHNNSCLTPGLCSSIGNCVNMKTCSENTLPLKGSYIIKTSVSSSVKAVPFANILPEQQGPKMNISDTVKQQNENLPKASLYTLMPDGKQAVFFKCMMPNNTKLLKPKLVQSSTYQHIQPKRPAGAPQKILVKIFNPVLSMSAFNNLSASNSASSFQKETVPSKPTVHGEQKERETSRDALPVLVHDLMPANETVLSSTTACPGSSEEPVFISERSETRVLRGKANCAVERNFNKRKTCKNKFAKIKTRIDQDSETAFVARNRSCKRKNIDNYQEPPRKKSTLNRKGKERANAEDVQEAFGLSRPRLPKDSSRTLRLFPFSSKQLVKCPRRNQPVVVLNHPDADAPEVERVMKTIAKFNGHVLKVSLSQTTINALLKPVSNTSETTYNDFSKRQKMLKPVNSVKERFVLKLTLKKTSKNNYQIVKTTSEDVLKSKFNCWFCGRVFDNQDVWAGHGQRHLVEATRDWNMLE, encoded by the coding sequence atgcCATTTGAACAGACACAGCTATTTTGTGATGAAAAACCAACTATTTTGAAAAAACTTGATACAAGAAATGAGATACCAGATAGTATCGGATCAATACCTACAACAATAATTTCAGAAAGTAGTTTTCATTATGTACTAAAAGATGTGAACATCTGTTTACCCAAGATAAATATTCCAAATGAAATCTTAATGAAACATGAAGTTGAAAAATACAGACTATTATTTCAGAGTAAACCACAGACTGCAAGGAAGTCTATCAGTGTAAAAACAGTAAGCTGTGCTGAGGAGTGTGTACTGCTTTGTAAATCTGAGCGAGCTGAAGATGAGACTGTAAATATGTCTGCAAAAATACTCAACTTTAGTTGTTCAAAATGCCAAGACAGTACACAGTATAGTCCAAATGATTTGCAGAAACACTTTGAAATGTGGCATCATGGCGAGTTACCTTCATTTCCTTGTGAAATGTGTAGTTTTTCAGCAAGTGACTTCCAGATATTTAAACAACACCGAAAAACCCATAGGAACACTTTTGTAAAATGTGATATTTGTAACAGTGAGCGTTCATATACTTTACTGGACTTGACAAAACACTTCACATCTAAACATTGTGTTAATGGTAATTTTCAGTGTGAAGAGTGTAGATTCTTTACCCAGGATGTCGGCACATTTGTTCAGCACATTCATAGACATAAAGAAGTGCATTATAAATGTGGAAAATGCCATCACCTGTGTTTTACCAAGGGAGAGCTGCAGAAGCACCTTCGTGTCCACTCTGGTACTCTTCCCTTTACTTGTCACTACTGTAGCTATGGTGCCATTCATAAAGACCAACTTATCAGACATGTTATAACCTTGCATAAAGAACACTTATATGCGAAAGAAAAACTGGAAAGAGACCAATATGATAAAAGAGTGGCAAAGACTACAACAGGACTTAAACTAATACTTAAAAGATATAAAATAGGTCCAACAAAGACATTTTGGAAACGTAAGACAATTACCAGTGGAAACGATGAAAGTATAGGAAAAAATGCTCAAGCGTTTAATATCGTGAGCAAAACACAGACTAAATCTGAAGACCAGAGTCAAGAgcaagtaaatgaagaaaatggtgaAAAACAGCACTGTGAGAATGGTGATAAACCCGTAGAATCAGAGTCAGAAAAGGCAACTGTGCTATCCACCAGGCAATATAATAAAGCTGCTGAGGGAGCAAGTACTACTTCAAGTGTCTTAAGTGCTGTACAAGGACCTACGGTGTTACTGGTGAGAAATAATAAGATAACAATTCCTGCTAACTACAGTGCTAAGTTTATGGGCTTCAAGATGGTAGATGGGAGACAGCATATCGTAATAAAATTGTTGCCTGCCAATAAACAGATTTTATCTTCACCAGTCTTACAATCAAACACAGAAAAGGATAGTACAGCTAATTTGTCACCCCAGGCTGTGGACAACACTGGATTTGCAACTGGATTAACAACCAAAGTGAATGACACAGATTTTGTGAAAGCAGCTCCACCTGCATGTTCATCCCCTGTGCTTGCCAGGAAAGTAATTTCTGAAAAGGAAGCAGCTTTCATATCTGAAAAGAATAATACGCTTCAGATGGTAGATGACAGTAAAAGTTTATCTTCATTGCCAACAGCATCAACTACATCAGTGCGTTTGACTACAAAAGTTGAAGCAAGCGATAATGTTGACTTGTGGGAAAATCATAGCACTCAGAGTCATCCAGACGCATTAGATACCTCCATCAATAGTCCAGATAAAGTCAACTTTACTACTAAGCCAAATGCATACAGTTCTGGAGATATGCATAACTATTGCATTAATTATGCCAACTCTGAGTTACCTGCTGAATCCTCCAACTCTTTTGAGTTCTCTAACCAAGGATCATTACCTTTTCATAATTACTCAAAGGTAAATAATAAACGCCGTAGGTTTTCAAGAGCAACACTGTGTGAAAACCTTCAGAAGGAATCTCCAAATAAAACAGTTACTCAACAATCAGCTAGTGATAGCGATACAGCTTCACCACTACTGAGAAAGGAGAGCTCTAACTCAGATAACCTGTTAGCATCCATCAGCCCTTTAaatggaactttaaaaataaaaactgaaattgaAGAACCATGCAATTTAGAAGAAACACGAAACTTTAATGAACAGAGCCTCTTCACTAATGAAAACCAAAATTTATTGAGTGTGACTGAAGAACCTAAATGGAATGACATTCCCAGTGCCGGCTCCCCTATGATGCCTCGAATtacatctgttttctctctccagagtgAACAGGCTTCAGAATTTTTGCCACCTGAAGTAAACCAGTTGCTTCAAGATACATTAAAACCAAAAtctgataaaaaggaaaataacattcCAAGTAAAAACCTTCCATTTGATTGTGACCAAACACTTAAAAAGTCTGAAGAGGTAGTGATAAAATCTTCAAAAGACTTCCAAATACAAGACAGCATCCCAGTTCCTTCTGCCAGTGTAGGTGTTAATGGGCCTGCAAATGATCTGAATTCAAAATGTAAtggacaagaaaaacaagaattgtCAGTATTACAAGATGTGAGAGATTCAGAGGCAACCACTAAAATTCCAAATATCATCACATTACTTAAGACTCAATCAGATGCAATAATAACACAACAACTTGTAAAAGACAAACTCCGAACCACAACACAAAATTCAGGGCCTGTATATGTTCAGAATCCATTTCTAACCTCAGAacagaaaaatcctgtttttGTTCAAACTCCAAAAGGTTTTATTATACCACTGCATGTTGCTAACAAGCCTGGATTGCATGTTTTTTCTGGAAGACCAGTTCCTTTGGTTAATACACAGAGTGTGCCTGCTACTCTCCTTGTAAACAAGAAACCTGGAATGGTTTTGGCAGTTAATAATGGGAAACCTGAAGGTGTTCCCATGGTGAAGACTGAGAATGTTCATAGTTACGGAACTGTGACTAAGGAACCTTGCAGAACACCTTTTCTGAAGGCAGAACACAACAACAGTTGTCTTACACCTGGACTTTGTTCCAGTATTGGCAATTGTGTGAACATGAAAACTTGCTCAGAGAATACATTGCCATTGAAAGGTTCTTACATTATTAAAACATCAGTAAGTTCTTCAGTGAAAGCTGTTCCTTTTGCTAACATTCTACCTGAGCAGCAGGGACCTAAGATGAATATCTCAGATACAGTAAAGCAACAGAATGAAAATTTACCAAAAGCATCTCTCTACACCCTCATGCCTGATGGTAAACAAGCTGTATTTTTTAAGTGTATGATGCCAAATAACACTAAACTGCTTAAGCCTAAGTTAGTCCAAAGTAGTACCTACCAACATATTCAGCCAAAGAGACCTGCAGGAGCACCACAGAAAATACTCGTAAAGATTTTTAATCCTGTTTTAAGTATGagtgcttttaataatctttcagCTAGCAACTCTGCATCCTCATTCCAGAAAGAGACTGTACCATCTAAACCAACTGTACATGGAGAGCAGAAAGAGCGAGAAACTTCTAGAGATGCCTTACCAGTCTTAGTGCATGATTTGATGCCAGCAAATGAAACTGTTCTTTCTTCTACTACAGCATGCCCAGGTTCTTCTGAGGAACCAGTATTTATCAGTGAGCGTTCAGAAACAAGAGTGTTAAGAGGTAAAGCAAATTGTGCAGTTGAGAgaaatttcaataaaagaaagactTGTAAAAATAAGTTTGCAAAAATTAAAACTCGGATAGATCAAGATTCTGAAACTGCCTTTGTAGCTAGAAACAGAAGCTGTAAACGAAAGAACATTGATAATTACCAAGAACCTCCAAGGAAAAAGTCAACATTGAATAGAAAGGGTAAAGAAAGGGCTAATGCTGAAGATGTCCAGGAAGCATTTGGATTGAGTAGGCCTAGGCTTCCAAAGGATTCTAGTAGAACTTTGAGACTTTTCCCTTTTAGTTCCAAACAGCTTGTGAAATGTCCTAGGAGAAACCAACCAGTTGTGGTCTTGAACCATCCTGATGCAGATGCCCCAGAAGTAGAACGTGTAATGAAGACTATCGCAAAGTTTAATGGGCATGTACTAAAGGTTTCATTGTCACAAACAACTATTAATGCTTTACTGAAACCAGTTTCTAACACTTCTGAAACAACTTACAATGACTTTTCCAAGAGACAAAAAATGCTTAAACCTGTTAATTCTGTGAAAGAAAGATTTGTGCTAAAACTAACACTCAAAAAGACAAGCAAAAATAATTACCAGATTGTAAAAACTACCTCCGAAGATGTCTTGAAATCTAAGTTTAACTGCTGGTTCTGTGGTAGAGTTTTTGACAATCAAGATGTGTGGGCTGGCCATGGACAGAGACATTTAGTGGAAGCTACTCGGGATTGGAATATGTTAGAATAA